In Stutzerimonas stutzeri, a genomic segment contains:
- the msbA gene encoding lipid A export permease/ATP-binding protein MsbA, whose amino-acid sequence MANSTQQSSLTVYLRLLRYVLPYWGLFAVSLAGFLIFASTQPMLGYMLKFFVDGLNNPEASFFGQVPYLQEHSWLAELKLLQAVPLLIIFIALMQGIGSFLGNFFLAKVSLGLVHDLRLALFNNMLSLPNRYFDSHNSGHLISRITYNVTMVTGAATDAIKVVVREGMTVIFLFATLLWMNWKLTLVMLAILPVIGFMVSSASKKFRKQSKKIQLAMGDVTHVASETIQGYRVVRSFGGEPYERERFLAASSENTAKQLRMVKTNAVYTPSLQLVIYSAMAVLMFLVLLLRGDASAGDLVAYITLAGLLPKPIRQLSEVSSTIQKGVAGAESIFEQLDEEPEVDRGTLERKAVSGHLEVRNLDFVYPGTDKRVLHDISFTIEPGQMVALVGRSGSGKSTLANLIPRFYHHEAGQILLDGADVESYTLRNLRRHIALVTQQVTLFNDTVANNIAYGDLAGAPLDDIRRAARDAYADEFIEQMPEGYQTMVGENGVLLSGGQRQRLAIARALLKNSPVLILDEATSALDTESERHIQGALDHVMHGRTTLVIAHRLSTIEKADQILVMEQGRIVERGTHAELLATNGAYARLHATQFKDEVPEEQES is encoded by the coding sequence ATGGCCAATTCTACTCAGCAATCCAGTCTCACTGTGTATCTGCGATTGCTGCGCTACGTGCTTCCCTACTGGGGGCTGTTCGCGGTCAGCCTTGCCGGCTTTCTGATTTTCGCTTCGACCCAGCCGATGCTGGGCTACATGCTCAAGTTTTTCGTCGATGGGCTGAACAACCCCGAGGCCAGTTTCTTTGGCCAGGTCCCCTACTTGCAGGAGCACAGTTGGCTCGCCGAGCTCAAGCTATTGCAGGCCGTCCCGCTGCTGATCATCTTCATCGCGCTCATGCAGGGCATCGGGTCGTTCCTCGGCAATTTTTTTCTTGCAAAGGTTTCGCTCGGACTGGTGCATGACCTGCGGCTGGCGCTGTTCAACAACATGCTGTCACTCCCCAATCGCTATTTTGACAGTCACAACTCCGGGCATCTGATCTCGCGGATCACATACAACGTGACCATGGTCACCGGCGCGGCGACCGATGCGATCAAGGTCGTGGTGCGCGAGGGCATGACCGTGATTTTCCTGTTCGCCACGCTGCTGTGGATGAACTGGAAGCTCACGCTGGTGATGCTGGCGATACTGCCAGTGATCGGTTTCATGGTGTCTAGCGCCAGCAAGAAATTCCGCAAGCAAAGCAAGAAGATCCAGCTCGCGATGGGCGACGTAACCCATGTGGCGTCGGAAACCATTCAGGGCTACCGCGTGGTACGTAGCTTCGGTGGCGAGCCCTACGAGCGGGAGCGCTTCCTGGCGGCGAGCTCGGAGAATACCGCCAAGCAGCTGCGCATGGTCAAGACTAACGCCGTTTACACGCCGAGCCTGCAGCTGGTCATCTACAGTGCCATGGCGGTGCTTATGTTCCTGGTGTTGTTGTTGCGCGGCGATGCGTCTGCTGGCGATCTGGTCGCCTACATCACGCTGGCTGGGTTGCTGCCCAAACCGATACGTCAGCTCTCGGAAGTCAGCTCGACCATCCAGAAGGGCGTGGCCGGTGCGGAAAGTATCTTCGAGCAGCTCGACGAGGAGCCAGAAGTCGATCGGGGCACGCTTGAGCGCAAAGCCGTCAGCGGGCATCTCGAAGTGCGTAACCTCGATTTCGTTTATCCAGGTACCGACAAGCGCGTGCTACACGACATTAGCTTTACCATCGAGCCGGGGCAGATGGTCGCGTTGGTTGGGCGCTCAGGCAGCGGCAAATCCACGCTGGCGAATCTGATCCCCCGCTTCTATCACCATGAGGCAGGCCAAATACTGCTCGACGGTGCGGATGTCGAGTCCTACACGTTGCGCAACCTGCGTCGGCACATCGCGCTGGTAACTCAGCAGGTGACGCTGTTCAACGATACGGTGGCCAATAACATCGCTTACGGCGATCTGGCTGGCGCACCGCTGGACGACATACGCCGTGCGGCCCGCGATGCGTACGCCGATGAGTTCATCGAGCAGATGCCGGAGGGCTATCAGACCATGGTCGGCGAAAACGGCGTGCTGCTGTCCGGCGGACAGCGTCAACGCCTGGCGATCGCTCGTGCATTGTTGAAAAACTCACCAGTGCTGATTCTGGACGAAGCCACATCGGCGCTGGATACCGAGTCCGAGCGGCATATCCAGGGCGCGCTGGATCATGTCATGCATGGCCGAACCACGCTGGTCATCGCGCACCGCTTGAGTACGATCGAGAAGGCCGACCAGATTCTGGTGATGGAGCAGGGCCGCATCGTCGAGCGAGGTACCCACGCCGAGCTGCTGGCCACGAACGGCGCCTACGCCAGGCTCCACGCAACTCAGTTTAAGGATGAAGTGCCTGAAGAGCAGGAATCCTGA
- a CDS encoding O-antigen ligase family protein codes for MFYMVSRFLKKRLCLIALLPVAVVLLGRYWWPGETSAWASSTRFALLTFLVCLVFVGRSVFARLDKKLGVVLLLFGGWVVLSVALFDGQSEVLRRGLVLAVFICAVAVLKMDGEAALLNLLRAAALVGTAAALVTIYFELERRGLDFRYRAFRLHSSGVPGFAEFFNPIISGMHMAFAGLTACWCVLFARTPAARIFWFCCLSVIAIYVFLTYSRSAWLALGLGGLVLLILRGRAISWGIFVGAMILALVVITIKFPQVFSVEVERGTTNRDLIWAMVIDSMPGYWLAGHGAGVEMSQMSIPGQTVVNTHSLYLEVLFQYGVVGLLLFLVALLMATRAMWTDRSNLSVLGVSLLSGSIGVMFFELHSFIHSPNLIWLWIWFPLAIALGSQIKRNAQ; via the coding sequence ATGTTTTATATGGTAAGTCGTTTTTTAAAGAAGCGGTTATGTCTGATCGCTTTGCTGCCAGTTGCAGTTGTACTGTTGGGCCGATACTGGTGGCCTGGCGAGACTTCGGCTTGGGCAAGTAGCACTCGGTTTGCGCTGCTTACTTTTCTGGTCTGCCTTGTTTTTGTCGGGAGGTCTGTTTTTGCAAGGCTTGACAAGAAGCTTGGCGTTGTTCTGCTTTTGTTTGGCGGCTGGGTAGTTCTGAGCGTTGCGCTGTTCGATGGACAGTCGGAGGTTCTGCGGCGCGGCTTGGTCTTGGCGGTGTTCATCTGCGCTGTCGCTGTGCTCAAAATGGATGGCGAAGCCGCGTTGCTCAACCTGCTGCGCGCGGCGGCCTTGGTCGGCACCGCTGCCGCTCTGGTAACGATTTACTTTGAGTTGGAGCGGCGCGGGCTCGATTTCCGCTACAGAGCGTTTCGCCTACACAGCTCAGGGGTTCCTGGTTTCGCCGAGTTCTTCAATCCGATCATTTCCGGTATGCATATGGCTTTCGCCGGTTTGACGGCGTGTTGGTGCGTGCTATTTGCCCGAACGCCTGCGGCGCGTATTTTTTGGTTTTGTTGTCTGAGCGTAATTGCCATCTATGTATTCCTCACCTATTCGCGGAGCGCATGGCTTGCTTTAGGGCTGGGGGGGCTTGTGTTGCTGATTCTTCGCGGGCGCGCAATCTCCTGGGGCATTTTCGTAGGTGCGATGATTCTTGCGCTGGTCGTGATAACAATAAAGTTCCCGCAAGTGTTTTCAGTCGAGGTTGAGCGCGGCACCACCAATAGAGACCTCATTTGGGCGATGGTCATCGATAGCATGCCCGGCTATTGGCTCGCGGGCCATGGCGCTGGGGTTGAGATGAGCCAGATGTCGATCCCAGGCCAAACGGTAGTAAATACACACAGCCTCTACCTGGAAGTGCTTTTTCAATACGGTGTGGTTGGCTTGCTGCTTTTCCTTGTTGCCCTGCTGATGGCGACAAGGGCAATGTGGACTGACCGCTCTAATCTTTCAGTATTGGGCGTCTCTCTCCTCTCGGGCAGTATTGGCGTGATGTTCTTTGAGTTACATTCTTTCATCCACTCGCCGAATCTAATCTGGTTGTGGATCTGGTTCCCGTTAGCGATTGCGTTGGGGAGTCAAATCAAAAGGAACGCGCAGTGA
- a CDS encoding GNAT family N-acetyltransferase, translating into MLQFLQSWRERGWRTIDASTYAEVWHRYGGSVATHPTVVERLAGLADIPVRYLGCEQAGELIAAVPCWGRHLALSKDVLKKTGKRGLFDLGNAEIILPVAGQARVPVCQRMRYVSELNAAAISTLREQPEGLALAREPEEYSKKFRYNQRRELRLLEEAGGGLCPMQDFSPGEQAAMYADLFQRRWNFEAPGKGHLQEVFTLLREFMAGSVVLLDEQPIAVQVLYRVEAPKWVSIEYINGGVDPQQRVFSPGSVLSFVNTQAAWADARALGKPLRYSFGRADREYKDRWCNRVPVYQV; encoded by the coding sequence ATGTTGCAGTTCCTGCAGAGCTGGCGCGAGCGTGGCTGGCGCACCATTGACGCGTCGACGTATGCCGAGGTCTGGCATCGCTACGGCGGCAGCGTGGCCACCCATCCAACAGTGGTCGAGCGGCTGGCCGGCCTCGCCGATATTCCGGTGCGCTACCTGGGCTGCGAACAGGCAGGCGAGCTGATTGCGGCAGTCCCCTGTTGGGGGCGGCACCTGGCGCTTTCCAAGGATGTGCTGAAGAAGACCGGCAAGCGCGGCCTGTTCGATCTGGGCAACGCCGAGATCATTCTACCGGTCGCCGGACAGGCCCGCGTGCCGGTCTGTCAGCGCATGCGCTACGTGTCCGAGCTGAATGCTGCTGCGATCAGCACGTTGCGCGAGCAGCCGGAGGGCTTGGCGCTGGCGCGTGAGCCTGAGGAGTATTCGAAGAAATTCCGCTACAACCAGCGCCGCGAACTGCGCCTGTTGGAGGAGGCCGGCGGCGGATTATGTCCGATGCAGGATTTCTCGCCGGGTGAGCAGGCCGCAATGTATGCCGACCTGTTCCAGCGCCGTTGGAATTTCGAAGCGCCTGGTAAGGGGCATCTGCAAGAGGTCTTCACGCTGCTGCGTGAGTTCATGGCCGGCTCGGTGGTCCTACTCGACGAGCAGCCCATCGCCGTCCAGGTGCTTTACCGGGTCGAAGCGCCGAAGTGGGTGTCGATCGAGTACATCAACGGCGGTGTCGATCCGCAGCAGCGCGTCTTCAGCCCCGGCAGCGTCCTCAGCTTCGTCAATACTCAGGCAGCCTGGGCCGATGCCCGGGCGCTTGGCAAGCCGCTGCGCTACTCCTTCGGCCGTGCGGACCGTGAGTACAAGGACCGCTGGTGCAACCGCGTTCCGGTCTACCAGGTGTGA
- a CDS encoding NAD(P)/FAD-dependent oxidoreductase → MSDSLSTDVLIVGGGVAGLWLNARLRQQGYSTLLVEKGVLGGGQSVKSQGIIHGGTKYALSGALTGASEAIADMPRRWREALAGDGELDLSGVRLLSDAHYLWSPGTLTGNLTSFFASKAVRSRVGQVKGDELPPALQDPRFKGKVYRLSELVLDVPSLIQRLAELAGPGVLKADRIEPLRENGELTGLVIDGRAISAQRIVLTAGAGNAELLNALDIVQPSMQKRPLHMVIVKAATLKPLYAHCLGAGAKPRITVTSHPAADGEWVWYLGGDLAEAGGVARNEAAQIAAAKKELAELVPWIDLSSAQWATLRIDRAEPAQSAQARPDNAFLAEQGRLLVGWPTKLALSPDFADRVQTALTRDGIRPQQHLPLPDFPQPSVTRPFWEGLLS, encoded by the coding sequence ATGTCCGATTCCCTGAGCACCGACGTCCTAATCGTAGGCGGTGGCGTCGCCGGCCTATGGCTGAATGCGCGCCTGCGCCAGCAAGGGTATTCGACCCTGCTGGTTGAAAAAGGCGTCCTCGGCGGTGGGCAAAGCGTCAAATCGCAGGGGATCATTCACGGCGGTACCAAGTATGCGTTGAGCGGCGCGCTAACCGGCGCGTCGGAAGCCATCGCCGACATGCCACGCCGCTGGCGCGAGGCGTTGGCCGGCGACGGTGAGCTGGACCTCTCCGGTGTTCGGCTGCTCTCCGATGCGCACTACCTATGGTCTCCCGGAACCCTGACCGGCAACCTCACCAGCTTTTTCGCTAGCAAGGCGGTGCGCTCGCGCGTCGGCCAGGTGAAGGGCGACGAACTGCCCCCGGCGCTGCAGGATCCACGCTTCAAAGGTAAAGTCTATCGGCTCAGCGAACTGGTGCTGGACGTACCCAGCCTCATTCAACGCTTGGCGGAGCTGGCCGGCCCCGGCGTGCTGAAAGCCGACCGGATCGAACCGCTCAGAGAAAACGGTGAACTGACCGGGTTGGTCATCGACGGTCGCGCGATCAGCGCGCAGCGCATCGTCCTGACCGCAGGCGCCGGCAATGCCGAGCTGTTGAACGCGCTGGATATCGTCCAACCGTCGATGCAAAAACGCCCGCTCCATATGGTCATCGTCAAAGCGGCCACGCTCAAGCCGCTCTATGCCCATTGTCTCGGGGCCGGCGCCAAGCCGCGGATCACCGTGACCAGTCATCCGGCCGCCGACGGCGAATGGGTCTGGTACCTGGGTGGCGACCTGGCCGAAGCGGGCGGCGTGGCGCGCAACGAAGCGGCTCAGATCGCTGCGGCGAAGAAAGAGCTGGCCGAACTGGTGCCCTGGATCGATCTCTCGTCAGCGCAATGGGCCACGCTGCGCATCGATCGCGCCGAGCCCGCTCAGTCCGCACAAGCACGACCAGACAACGCCTTCCTCGCCGAGCAGGGACGACTGTTGGTCGGCTGGCCGACCAAACTGGCGCTATCGCCGGACTTCGCCGACCGCGTCCAAACTGCACTGACTCGCGACGGCATCCGCCCTCAGCAGCATCTTCCTTTACCCGACTTCCCTCAACCGTCGGTCACGCGCCCCTTTTGGGAGGGGCTGCTGTCATGA
- a CDS encoding PIG-L deacetylase family protein, which translates to MSARKQHLLKRHRKHKRIALLVALVVLLLIGALVSWWLIPLLVVLGWIAHEAWFADHLFYRPQDDYRYAFPEDAKRYPVRIENGRLVLADDFGAADTLTLEINMKASWLGRLRDPQVWIGEDRQDFERGAAGRRYLNLSGQHELLVQGRLNVRGRFCRLSNDATLYAMRNPDYAERRILIIAPHADDAELAAFGLYSRASDVAIVTLTQGEIEAKNFQRLGLDQAAAARLKGRLRSWDSLAIPLWGGVPQSRCVQLGYYCLQLPAMAEEPERAFGSRESGEQDIRSVRQHNPLTLPADVDGVPSWDNLQADLRALLTHFRPEVVVTPHPELDPHSDHVAATRAICQAMDEGDWLPETLLLYANHLHDNDRWPMGPADGGVALPPAIEPLPADHLWSPTLAADMRLNKAMAMAMQHDLQAPLPLKKRLRRFIQALLAGRRWPRTGNDEFFRKAVRRHELFWVRKL; encoded by the coding sequence ATGAGTGCACGCAAGCAGCATCTGCTTAAACGTCACCGTAAGCATAAGCGCATCGCGCTGCTCGTCGCGCTCGTTGTTCTGTTGCTGATTGGCGCGCTAGTTAGCTGGTGGCTGATACCGCTGCTGGTGGTTCTCGGCTGGATCGCCCATGAGGCATGGTTCGCCGATCATCTGTTCTACCGGCCGCAGGACGACTACCGCTACGCCTTTCCCGAAGATGCTAAGCGCTATCCGGTGCGCATCGAGAACGGCCGTCTGGTGCTGGCGGACGACTTCGGGGCTGCAGATACGCTGACTCTCGAGATCAATATGAAGGCCAGCTGGCTAGGGCGCTTGCGCGACCCACAGGTATGGATCGGTGAGGACCGTCAGGATTTCGAGCGCGGCGCTGCGGGTAGGCGTTACCTCAACCTTTCCGGTCAGCACGAGCTGCTCGTCCAAGGCAGACTGAACGTTCGAGGGCGTTTCTGCCGGCTATCGAACGATGCGACGCTCTACGCGATGCGCAATCCGGACTACGCCGAGCGCCGGATCTTGATCATTGCACCCCATGCTGACGATGCCGAACTGGCAGCCTTCGGCTTGTACAGCCGAGCAAGCGACGTCGCCATCGTGACGCTGACTCAGGGCGAGATCGAGGCAAAGAACTTTCAACGACTGGGTTTGGATCAGGCTGCTGCGGCCCGATTGAAAGGCCGCCTGCGCAGCTGGGATAGCCTTGCGATACCCCTCTGGGGCGGCGTGCCGCAATCGCGTTGCGTGCAGCTCGGCTATTACTGCCTGCAACTGCCGGCCATGGCGGAGGAGCCGGAACGCGCGTTTGGCTCACGAGAGTCGGGCGAGCAGGACATCCGCAGCGTACGTCAGCACAACCCTCTGACGCTGCCGGCAGATGTGGATGGCGTGCCGAGCTGGGACAACCTGCAGGCCGACCTGCGCGCGCTGTTGACGCATTTTCGCCCCGAAGTTGTGGTCACGCCGCATCCTGAACTCGATCCGCATTCCGATCACGTTGCTGCCACGCGCGCAATCTGTCAGGCGATGGACGAGGGTGACTGGCTACCAGAAACGCTCCTGCTCTATGCCAACCATCTGCACGATAACGACCGTTGGCCGATGGGTCCGGCTGACGGCGGCGTGGCGTTGCCTCCCGCCATCGAGCCGCTTCCGGCCGATCATCTTTGGAGCCCGACGCTGGCCGCAGATATGCGGCTGAACAAGGCTATGGCCATGGCCATGCAGCACGATCTGCAAGCGCCGCTGCCGCTGAAAAAGCGCCTGCGCCGTTTTATCCAGGCCCTCCTTGCCGGCCGGCGTTGGCCGCGCACTGGCAATGATGAGTTCTTCCGCAAGGCGGTGCGCCGACACGAGCTATTCTGGGTGCGTAAGCTATAA
- a CDS encoding aldo/keto reductase codes for MTTTLHDLHRPLGSTGLTVSPLGLGTVKLGRDQGVKYPSGFSIPDDAQARHLVGLARDLGINLIDTAPAYGISEQRLGALLQGQRDQWIIVSKVGEEFVDGQSHFDFSPAHARLSVERSLKRLRTDRIDLVLVHSDGRDVEILRDSGVYETLAELKREGKILGYGLSGKTVEGGLLALEQGDCAMVTYNLNEQAERPVLDYAASHAKGILVKKALASGHVCLKSGEDPVRASFELLFAHPGIGAAIIGTITPQHLSDNVRTAAAVLSQQ; via the coding sequence ATGACAACGACGCTGCACGATCTGCATCGCCCGCTGGGCAGCACCGGTCTGACGGTCTCGCCATTGGGTCTCGGCACCGTCAAACTGGGCCGCGACCAAGGGGTTAAATACCCTAGTGGATTCAGCATCCCGGACGATGCGCAGGCGCGCCACTTGGTCGGACTGGCCCGCGACCTGGGCATCAACCTGATCGACACTGCGCCGGCTTATGGCATTAGCGAGCAACGTCTGGGCGCTCTACTCCAAGGCCAGCGCGATCAGTGGATCATCGTCAGCAAGGTGGGTGAAGAATTCGTCGATGGCCAATCGCATTTTGATTTCTCACCCGCCCATGCCCGTTTATCCGTCGAACGCAGCCTCAAACGGCTGCGGACCGACCGGATTGACCTGGTGCTGGTGCATTCCGATGGGCGAGACGTCGAGATTCTGCGAGACAGCGGCGTTTACGAGACGCTTGCCGAACTCAAGCGCGAGGGCAAAATTCTCGGCTATGGTCTTTCTGGCAAGACTGTCGAAGGCGGCCTGCTGGCACTCGAGCAGGGCGACTGCGCCATGGTGACCTACAACCTCAACGAGCAGGCCGAACGTCCGGTACTCGACTACGCTGCAAGCCACGCCAAGGGCATCCTGGTGAAAAAAGCACTGGCCAGCGGCCACGTCTGCCTGAAATCAGGCGAGGATCCGGTGCGCGCGAGCTTCGAGCTGCTGTTTGCGCATCCGGGGATCGGCGCCGCCATAATTGGCACCATCACCCCGCAACACTTGTCAGATAACGTGCGAACCGCTGCAGCCGTTTTGTCCCAACAATAA
- a CDS encoding DMT family transporter, translating to MTGYIYLAIAITAEVIATTSMKALAGFSRPLPLFLVVVGYSISFWMLSLVVKTIPVGIAYAVWAGLGIVLVSIAAALIYGQKLDIPAMLGMGLIIAGVVVIQMFSSTTGH from the coding sequence ATGACTGGCTATATCTACCTCGCCATTGCTATTACCGCTGAGGTGATCGCCACCACGTCCATGAAAGCGCTGGCAGGTTTCAGCCGACCGCTGCCGCTGTTTCTGGTAGTCGTCGGCTACAGCATCTCGTTCTGGATGCTCAGCCTGGTGGTCAAGACCATTCCGGTGGGAATTGCCTACGCCGTCTGGGCCGGTCTCGGTATCGTCCTGGTCAGCATCGCGGCTGCACTGATCTATGGGCAGAAACTCGACATCCCAGCCATGCTCGGCATGGGACTGATCATTGCGGGCGTCGTGGTGATTCAGATGTTTTCCAGCACCACAGGCCACTAG
- the hldE gene encoding bifunctional D-glycero-beta-D-manno-heptose-7-phosphate kinase/D-glycero-beta-D-manno-heptose 1-phosphate adenylyltransferase HldE produces the protein MKLSMPRFDQASVLVVGDVMLDRYWHGGTSRISPEAPVPVVRVDQVEDRPGGAANVALNIAALGAPAALVGVTGVDEAQQSLADSLAAAGVKAHFQSIEHQPTIIKLRVMSRHQQLLRMDFEEPFDTDPAALLTQVDGLLDGVKVLVLSDYGKGALRNHQALIQAARRRGIPVLADPKGKNFEIYRGASVITPNLGEFEAIVGHCADEAELVTKGAELMHDLELGALLVTRGEHGMTLLRPQHSPLHLPARAREVFDVTGAGDTVISTLAAAIAAGEELPQSVALANLAAGIVVGKLGTACISAPELRRAVQREEGSERGVMTLEQLLTAIEDARAEGEKIVFTNGCFDILHAGHVTYLEQARAQGDRLIVAVNDDGSVSRLKGPGRPINSVDRRMAVLAGLGAVDWVVCFPEDTPENLLGQVKPDILVKGGDYGVDQVVGADLVTAYGGVVKVLGLVENSSTTAIVEKIRSR, from the coding sequence ATGAAACTATCCATGCCCCGATTCGACCAAGCCTCCGTTCTGGTGGTGGGTGATGTCATGCTCGATCGTTATTGGCATGGCGGCACTTCGCGGATATCTCCGGAAGCGCCGGTGCCGGTCGTTCGGGTCGATCAGGTGGAGGATCGGCCGGGTGGCGCGGCGAACGTCGCGTTGAACATCGCCGCGCTGGGTGCTCCTGCAGCACTGGTCGGCGTGACGGGGGTGGACGAGGCGCAGCAAAGCCTGGCGGACAGTTTGGCTGCGGCTGGCGTCAAGGCGCATTTCCAGTCCATCGAGCACCAGCCGACGATCATCAAGTTGCGCGTGATGAGCCGTCACCAGCAGCTGTTGCGGATGGATTTCGAGGAGCCCTTCGATACCGATCCGGCTGCTTTATTGACGCAAGTCGATGGCTTGCTGGATGGCGTGAAAGTCCTGGTTCTCTCGGATTACGGCAAAGGGGCATTACGCAATCACCAGGCGCTGATTCAGGCCGCGCGCCGGCGTGGCATTCCGGTGTTGGCCGATCCTAAGGGCAAGAATTTCGAGATCTACCGTGGCGCCTCTGTGATAACACCGAATCTCGGTGAGTTCGAGGCCATCGTCGGGCATTGCGCTGATGAGGCCGAGCTGGTGACCAAGGGCGCCGAGTTGATGCATGACCTGGAGCTGGGGGCGTTGCTGGTGACGCGTGGCGAGCACGGCATGACTCTGTTGCGCCCGCAGCATTCACCGCTTCACCTGCCGGCCCGCGCGCGGGAAGTATTCGACGTCACCGGTGCTGGCGATACCGTGATATCCACATTAGCCGCGGCAATCGCAGCCGGTGAGGAATTGCCGCAATCCGTGGCGCTGGCCAATCTCGCCGCTGGTATCGTTGTCGGCAAGCTGGGTACCGCATGCATCAGCGCTCCCGAATTGCGTCGTGCCGTACAGCGTGAGGAAGGCTCCGAAAGGGGCGTGATGACGCTTGAGCAATTGCTCACCGCTATCGAGGATGCCCGCGCCGAAGGCGAGAAGATCGTCTTCACTAACGGTTGTTTCGACATTCTGCATGCCGGTCATGTGACCTATTTGGAGCAGGCCCGGGCTCAGGGTGATCGGTTGATCGTCGCGGTCAACGACGATGGCTCGGTGAGCCGTTTGAAAGGGCCCGGGCGTCCGATCAATTCGGTCGACCGCCGTATGGCGGTACTGGCCGGTCTCGGCGCGGTGGATTGGGTCGTTTGCTTTCCAGAGGACACGCCGGAAAACCTGCTGGGGCAGGTGAAGCCGGACATCCTGGTCAAGGGTGGTGATTACGGCGTCGATCAGGTTGTGGGCGCGGATCTGGTCACTGCCTACGGTGGTGTCGTAAAGGTCCTGGGGCTGGTGGAAAACAGCTCGACCACCGCAATCGTCGAGAAGATACGCAGCCGCTGA
- a CDS encoding HAD family hydrolase: MRALTEYRSLIFDCDGVLLDSNRVKTDAFYQAALPFGEGAANALVNYHVANGGVSRYRKFEYFLGEIVKHENMEPLNELLSRYAERVREGLLTCRVAEGLDELRSALPNSNWMIVSGGDQGELREVFESRGLSHYFNGGIFGSPTDKQEILSRELKCSNLVLPAVFFGDSRYDYESAMKFGLDFVFISQWTEFSGWQDYFADQSTAVAHYESISSLLD, from the coding sequence GTGCGCGCATTAACGGAGTATCGGTCACTCATATTTGATTGCGATGGAGTTTTGCTTGATTCAAATCGCGTAAAAACCGACGCATTTTACCAAGCCGCACTTCCATTCGGAGAGGGCGCAGCAAATGCTCTGGTTAATTACCATGTCGCCAACGGCGGCGTTTCTCGCTATCGAAAATTCGAATATTTTCTGGGCGAGATAGTTAAGCATGAGAATATGGAGCCCCTGAATGAACTACTTTCTCGATACGCGGAGCGAGTCCGCGAAGGGCTGCTCACCTGTCGCGTCGCGGAAGGTCTTGACGAGCTCAGATCGGCGCTACCGAACAGTAACTGGATGATTGTGTCCGGCGGCGATCAAGGCGAGCTGCGCGAAGTGTTTGAATCGCGGGGCCTATCCCACTACTTCAATGGCGGTATATTTGGCAGCCCAACTGACAAACAGGAGATACTTTCACGGGAGCTTAAGTGCAGTAATCTGGTCCTTCCGGCGGTTTTTTTTGGGGATAGCCGCTACGACTACGAAAGCGCGATGAAATTTGGGTTGGATTTTGTTTTCATCAGTCAGTGGACGGAGTTTTCCGGTTGGCAGGATTATTTCGCAGATCAGTCCACGGCTGTGGCTCATTATGAGAGCATCAGCTCTCTGCTGGATTGA
- a CDS encoding phosphotransferase, with protein sequence MRIVTARELQDWLEHGTVLEKDSRGPKVALLQDGLIFKIFHTRRHHWLARINPPAKRFARNAETLAKLGIPAPEVVETLWLDRDKGLSACTYQPLPGTSLETLLRENPTEIDNLIPEFAEFIFRLHQQGIYFRSLHLGNVLLLPEGGFGLIDFLDLVKKRRRLSGWEAKRNLDHLRRYLQRRKISGFPIDRLIESYSATDRTF encoded by the coding sequence ATGCGGATTGTAACAGCACGGGAACTGCAGGATTGGCTGGAGCACGGAACTGTGCTGGAAAAAGACAGCAGAGGACCGAAGGTGGCGCTGTTACAGGACGGCCTGATCTTCAAAATATTTCATACAAGACGCCATCACTGGCTTGCCAGGATCAACCCACCAGCAAAACGTTTCGCACGAAACGCAGAAACATTGGCGAAGCTGGGTATCCCAGCGCCCGAAGTCGTCGAAACTTTATGGCTTGACCGGGATAAAGGGCTTAGTGCGTGCACCTATCAACCTCTTCCTGGCACGTCGCTAGAGACACTGCTTAGAGAAAATCCAACTGAGATAGATAATCTGATTCCAGAGTTCGCCGAATTCATTTTCAGGTTGCACCAACAAGGAATTTATTTCCGTTCCTTGCACTTGGGAAATGTACTTCTTCTGCCGGAGGGAGGCTTTGGCCTGATTGATTTCCTCGACCTCGTCAAGAAGCGGCGGCGCCTAAGCGGCTGGGAAGCGAAAAGAAACCTCGACCATCTTCGACGTTACCTGCAACGCAGAAAGATTTCAGGATTTCCCATAGACAGGTTAATTGAAAGCTACAGCGCGACAGACCGAACCTTCTAG